One Triplophysa dalaica isolate WHDGS20190420 chromosome 1, ASM1584641v1, whole genome shotgun sequence DNA segment encodes these proteins:
- the ccne1 gene encoding G1/S-specific cyclin-E1: MPSKKVTQTEQISTTDAASKAVSARSRKRKADVAIHLQDPDEEVAEMTKKKPCASQACWNPDTGYTSPCRRIPTPDEVEEPVAVGSVGFAQYTSENIFVTPTRSTPLPALCWASKDDVWNNLLKKDKIYLRDMRVMQRHPNLQPKMRAILLDWLIEVCEVYKLHRETFYLGQDYFDRFMSTQENVLKTTLQLIGISCLFIAAKMEEIYPPKVHQFAYVTDGACSEDDILSMEIIIMKELKWTLSPLTPVAWLNIYMQMAYLKEDAEVLIAQYPQATFIQIAELLDLCILDVKSLEFSYGLLAASALFHFSSLELVIKVSGLKWCDLDECVKWMVPFAMSIREAGSSTLKTFKGIEADDMHNIQTHVSYLEWLGRVHSYQLVDIESSQRSPVPSGVLTPPPSSEKPESTVS, translated from the exons ATGCCAAGCAAGAAAGT GACACAAACAGAGCAGATTAGCACTACAGATGCAGCTTCTAAAGCCGTTTCAGCACGCTCCAGGAAGAGGAAAGCAGATGTGGCTATT CACTTACAAGATCCAGATGAGGAGGTTGCAGAGATGACCAAAAAGAAACCATGTGCATCCCAG GCCTGCTGGAATCCTGACACAGGTTACACAAGCCCATGCAGGCGGATCCCCACACCTGATGAAGTCGAGGAACCGGTTGCTGTTGGCAGCGTGGGATTCGCACAgtacacctctgaaaacatttttgtcaccCCCACACGCTCTACCCCCTTGCCTGCCCTCTG CTGGGCGAGCAAAGATGACGTGTGGAACAACCTGCTTAAAAAGGACAAAATCTACCTGCGAGATATGCGTGTTATGCAGAGGCATCCGAATCTCCAACCTAAAATGAGAGCAATTCTCTTGGATTGGCTAATAGAG GTTTGTGAGGTGTATAAATTGCACAGAGAAACATTTTACTTGGGACAGGATTACTTTGATCGATTTATGTCCACACAAGAGAATGTTCTTAAAACGACACTACAGCTCATTGGCATCTCTTGCCTCTTCATTGCTGCCAAAATGGAG GAAATTTACCCTCCTAAAGTGCACCAGTTTGCTTATGTTACTGATGGAGCCTGCTCCGAGGATGACATTCTTAGTATGGAGATTATCATCATGAAG GAGTTGAAATGGACTTTGAGTCCTTTAACTCCTGTGGCTTGGCTCAACATCTACATGCAGATGGCTTACCTGAAGGAGGATGCTGAAGTTCTCATCGCCCAGTATCCACAGGCTACGTTCATACAGATCGCAGAG CTTTTGGATCTGTGTATACTAGATGTGAAGAGTCTGGAGTTTTCTTATGGCCTCCTTGCAGCTTCCGCACTCtttcacttctcatctctggaACTAGTGATAAAAGTTTCAG GGCTGAAGTGGTGTGATTTGGATGAGTGCGTAAAATGGATGGTCCCTTTCGCCATGTCTATTCGTGAAGCGGGCAGCTCAACTCTCAAGACATTCAAAGGAATAGAAGCAGATGACATGCACAATATCCAGACCCATGTATCTTATTTGGAATGGCTG GGAAGGGTTCACTCCTATCAACTAGTGGACATTGAAAGCAGTCAGAGGTCTCCTGTTCCTTCTGGAGTTCTCACTCCACCACCCAGTAGTGAGAAGCCAGAGAGCACAGTCTCCTGA